The proteins below come from a single Candidatus Kirkpatrickella diaphorinae genomic window:
- a CDS encoding cysteine desulfurase family protein: MIYLDYLASTPCDPEVIAEMQRCFFDVYGNPHSAHHAPGRAAALKIEAARASVARLIGATPQEVIFTSGGTESNNLAIKGAARFLKNQGDPRRRIITAATEHKCVLEAVRDLKEEGFEPVILPVLSNGLVSPDALAEALAVPTLLVSIMGANNETGVMNDIPALSALARGKGALFHCDASQVIGKVPFTCEDVDLASISSHKIYGPQGVGALYVQRRPRIRLAPLFSGGGQERGLRSGTLPVALIAGFGLASVLCLTHMATEAPRLAALRDALFNGLQALWPQSIINGQEAARLPGALNICLKNGPEAQGLMVLTPELAYSSASACMSGDVAPSYVLRAMGLSEADAGRSLRLSVGRFTSSSDISRALDVFDRALRAT; encoded by the coding sequence GTGATCTATCTGGATTACCTCGCTTCAACGCCTTGTGATCCGGAAGTTATTGCGGAGATGCAGAGATGTTTCTTCGACGTTTATGGCAATCCGCATAGCGCGCATCACGCGCCTGGCCGCGCGGCCGCGCTGAAAATCGAGGCGGCGCGCGCTTCCGTCGCCCGGTTGATCGGTGCGACGCCGCAGGAGGTGATTTTTACGTCAGGCGGGACGGAGTCCAATAATCTGGCCATTAAGGGCGCTGCACGATTTCTGAAAAATCAGGGTGATCCACGGCGACGGATCATCACGGCTGCGACAGAGCATAAATGCGTCCTCGAAGCTGTGCGCGACCTGAAAGAGGAGGGGTTTGAGCCGGTTATCCTGCCCGTCCTGTCCAACGGGCTTGTCTCGCCGGACGCATTGGCGGAAGCGTTGGCCGTGCCGACCCTGCTCGTCTCCATTATGGGGGCAAATAACGAGACCGGCGTCATGAATGACATACCGGCATTGAGCGCCCTCGCACGCGGGAAGGGGGCGCTCTTTCATTGCGATGCCAGCCAAGTGATCGGAAAAGTGCCTTTCACCTGTGAGGATGTCGATCTTGCCTCCATATCGAGCCACAAGATTTACGGCCCGCAAGGCGTTGGCGCGCTTTATGTGCAAAGGCGGCCGCGCATCCGCCTTGCCCCGTTATTTTCCGGCGGCGGGCAGGAGCGTGGCCTGAGGTCCGGCACGCTGCCCGTGGCGCTTATTGCGGGGTTCGGGCTTGCCAGCGTCCTTTGCCTGACCCATATGGCCACGGAAGCGCCACGATTGGCGGCGCTGCGTGATGCGCTTTTCAACGGCTTGCAGGCGCTCTGGCCACAAAGCATTATCAATGGTCAGGAAGCTGCGCGTTTACCCGGTGCTTTAAATATCTGCCTCAAAAATGGCCCCGAAGCTCAGGGTTTAATGGTATTAACGCCGGAATTAGCTTATTCAAGCGCTTCCGCATGCATGTCCGGTGATGTGGCGCCATCTTACGTCTTACGCGCGATGGGGCTTTCTGAGGCGGATGCGGGACGAAGCTTGCGTCTCTCCGTCGGACGTTTTACCTCGTCATCCGATATTTCGCGGGCGCTGGATGTTTTTGACAGGGCGTTGCGGGCGACCTGA
- a CDS encoding cysteine desulfurase family protein, producing MNLYFDANATEKPRPQAREAMLEATTFIGNPASIHKAGREARRLLERARTLLAESFDVIEDQVVFTSGGTEANALALHAFSHDRRILMTATEHDSVRKAARAASVIPVMPSGEVSLEDLETMLRKGGPALVCVMAANNETGVINPLPEIAALCQTHGAYLHVDAVQYAARHAMTLRGLTSVAISGHKAGGLKGAGALVLSSDMPVKAMMPGGGQERGRRGGTPALPGIASMAAALRVGQKQDWSQIAAWRDEIERVVQSCGALVVGEAAAARLANTSCLILPEMSGQAQLIALDLAGCCVSTGSACSSGKVTRSHVLEAMGLGHLAGHAIRVSLPWDVTKEDVAHFCTAYRQMASTRKKGVTA from the coding sequence ATGAACTTGTATTTTGACGCCAATGCGACGGAGAAGCCGCGCCCGCAGGCGCGCGAGGCCATGTTGGAAGCAACGACATTTATCGGTAACCCCGCCTCCATTCATAAGGCCGGTCGGGAAGCGCGCCGCCTGCTTGAGCGCGCACGGACGTTACTCGCAGAAAGCTTCGACGTTATTGAGGATCAGGTCGTTTTCACTTCCGGTGGCACGGAAGCCAATGCGCTGGCCCTTCATGCCTTCTCCCATGATCGCCGTATCCTGATGACTGCGACAGAGCACGATTCGGTGCGGAAGGCGGCGAGAGCCGCCAGCGTCATCCCCGTGATGCCGTCAGGAGAGGTTTCGCTGGAAGATCTCGAAACCATGCTGCGAAAAGGTGGGCCTGCCCTTGTCTGCGTCATGGCCGCCAATAATGAGACCGGTGTCATCAACCCGCTTCCGGAAATTGCCGCGCTTTGCCAGACTCATGGCGCTTACCTGCATGTCGATGCCGTGCAATATGCCGCGCGACACGCCATGACGCTGCGCGGCCTGACCAGTGTCGCGATATCGGGCCATAAGGCGGGTGGCCTCAAGGGGGCCGGTGCGCTTGTGCTGAGTAGCGATATGCCGGTCAAGGCGATGATGCCCGGAGGCGGGCAGGAAAGAGGGCGGCGCGGCGGGACGCCCGCATTGCCGGGCATTGCCAGTATGGCGGCGGCGTTGCGCGTCGGGCAGAAACAGGATTGGTCGCAGATCGCCGCCTGGCGCGATGAGATTGAGCGCGTGGTGCAATCCTGTGGCGCGCTTGTGGTTGGCGAGGCCGCCGCCGCCCGTCTGGCCAATACCAGCTGTTTGATCCTGCCGGAAATGAGCGGGCAGGCGCAGTTGATCGCCCTTGATCTGGCGGGGTGCTGTGTCTCGACCGGCTCCGCCTGTTCCTCCGGCAAAGTGACGCGCTCACACGTGCTTGAAGCCATGGGGTTGGGGCACCTTGCCGGCCACGCCATCCGCGTCTCCCTGCCATGGGATGTCACAAAAGAGGATGTCGCGCATTTCTGCACGGCCTATCGACAAATGGCTTCGACCCGCAAAAAAGGTGTCACGGCGTGA
- a CDS encoding alpha/beta hydrolase yields MPEVMFAGPDGRLEGRYHHSEEADAPLALVLHPHPHHGGTMNNRITYSMYRSFEKMGFSVMRYNSRGVGRSQGRYDGGIGEISDAAAALDWMQSINPNSSELWIAGYSFGAFIGMQLLMRRPEISGWISVAPPANDYDFGFLAPCPCGGLMIAGGKDDMAPEPGIRKLVEKLNTQKNVDVDYRVFENANHIFANEADLVSEALEEHVSACRAERPLALTMD; encoded by the coding sequence ATGCCTGAAGTCATGTTTGCCGGGCCTGACGGCCGACTGGAAGGTCGATATCATCATTCTGAAGAAGCGGACGCGCCTCTGGCTCTCGTGCTCCATCCCCATCCGCATCATGGCGGCACGATGAATAACCGCATCACTTATTCCATGTATCGCAGTTTCGAGAAAATGGGGTTCTCGGTCATGCGCTATAATTCACGCGGGGTCGGGCGCTCTCAGGGGCGTTATGATGGAGGGATTGGCGAGATCTCCGACGCGGCGGCGGCTTTGGACTGGATGCAGTCGATCAACCCGAATTCCTCCGAATTATGGATCGCCGGTTATTCTTTCGGCGCGTTTATCGGGATGCAGCTCCTTATGCGTCGGCCGGAAATCAGCGGCTGGATCAGTGTCGCACCGCCCGCCAATGATTATGATTTCGGGTTTCTCGCCCCCTGCCCCTGTGGCGGCCTCATGATTGCAGGCGGTAAAGACGATATGGCGCCTGAGCCCGGTATCAGAAAGCTTGTCGAGAAGCTGAACACGCAGAAAAATGTCGATGTTGATTACCGCGTTTTCGAGAATGCAAACCATATTTTCGCCAATGAAGCGGATCTCGTTTCGGAAGCGCTGGAGGAACATGTCTCCGCATGTCGTGCAGAGCGCCCACTTGCCCTGACCATGGATTGA
- the tyrS gene encoding tyrosine--tRNA ligase, with protein MEHTTYKSPFLQEAQARGYIYQSTHSEALDQAFLEGPVSAYIGFDPTADSLHVGHALCLMVLRLMQRHGHRPIALVGDGTAQIGDPSFREEARSLMTAETIAQNSEGVARSLQQFLNFDGAESSALMLHNAAWLNRLTYLDLLRDVGVHFSVNRMLSFDSVRQRLEREQGLTFLEFNYSILQSYDFRALNRAEGVTLQIGGSDQWGNIVAGVELVRRTEGKQVFGLTLPLITTASGAKMGKSAQGARWVLAEKLPVFEYWQFWRNTEDADVGRFLKMFTDLPVTECERLGALEGAEINDAKKILATEATAICHGRAAAEEAAQTAIATFEQGRLSTSLPTIALARHMLEEGLPAYRIFVETGLVKSGGEARRLIRGGGARLNDVVVSDENQTVTLNDLSEGVLRVSSGKKNHVIIKPE; from the coding sequence ATGGAACATACGACCTATAAAAGCCCTTTCCTGCAAGAAGCTCAGGCGCGCGGATATATCTATCAATCGACCCATTCTGAAGCGCTTGATCAGGCTTTTCTTGAAGGGCCGGTCAGCGCTTATATCGGGTTTGACCCCACGGCGGATTCCCTGCATGTCGGCCATGCGCTCTGCCTGATGGTTCTGCGCCTGATGCAGCGCCATGGTCATCGGCCCATTGCCCTTGTGGGCGACGGCACCGCCCAGATCGGTGACCCGTCTTTCCGGGAGGAAGCGCGGTCCCTCATGACGGCGGAGACCATCGCGCAGAATAGTGAGGGCGTGGCGCGCAGTCTGCAGCAATTTCTCAATTTTGACGGTGCGGAGTCATCTGCCCTCATGCTCCATAATGCGGCCTGGCTGAACCGCCTGACTTATCTTGACCTGCTGCGCGATGTGGGCGTGCATTTTTCAGTCAATCGCATGCTTTCTTTCGACAGTGTTCGTCAAAGACTGGAGCGGGAACAGGGCCTGACATTTCTTGAATTCAATTACTCGATATTACAATCCTACGATTTCCGCGCCCTCAACCGCGCCGAAGGTGTGACGCTGCAGATTGGCGGTTCCGACCAGTGGGGCAATATCGTTGCCGGTGTCGAATTGGTGCGGCGCACGGAGGGCAAACAGGTCTTTGGCCTGACATTACCGCTTATCACCACCGCCTCCGGCGCGAAAATGGGAAAGTCCGCGCAGGGTGCGCGATGGGTTCTGGCAGAGAAGCTGCCCGTTTTTGAATATTGGCAGTTTTGGCGCAATACCGAAGATGCCGATGTCGGGCGCTTCCTGAAGATGTTCACCGATCTGCCCGTGACAGAATGTGAACGCCTCGGCGCCCTTGAAGGCGCGGAAATCAATGACGCGAAGAAAATCCTTGCGACGGAGGCCACCGCCATCTGTCACGGTCGCGCCGCGGCGGAGGAAGCCGCGCAAACCGCGATAGCGACTTTTGAGCAAGGCCGCCTCTCCACCTCCCTTCCGACAATAGCCCTCGCACGCCACATGCTTGAGGAGGGTCTGCCCGCCTATCGGATTTTTGTTGAAACCGGCCTCGTCAAATCCGGAGGCGAAGCACGCCGCCTTATCCGTGGCGGCGGGGCACGACTGAATGATGTCGTGGTCTCGGATGAAAATCAGACGGTCACGCTGAACGATCTTTCAGAGGGTGTCTTGCGCGTGTCTTCAGGGAAGAAAAATCACGTCATCATCAAGCCAGAATAA
- a CDS encoding glycosyltransferase family 4 protein: MRVLEVANIDFAMRQFILPIMEGLRDAGCEVTGACAEGPHLAAVRKAGFDVTSVPMVRSLSPFAQWRALKALIRLIRETRPDVVHAHMPISGFIARVAAFYCRVPCIAYTCHGFLFNQPGPVWRKLLSFMLEWVAGQWTDVFMTVSAEEARDARRWRINRHPVANLNGRDPQRFRPDPAARQAIRAELGVDDDMVVILAVSRLVRHKGYPELLRAMEDVPNAHLWIVGARLPSDHGDMMTAEFQRGKEKLGARLHMLGYRDDVPAIMAASDIFTLPSHFEGLPMAIVEAMLTGLPVVATNIRGAREQILDQETGLIVPVGQVDELARALNNLVNDRDMRRAYGAAGLARACHLYVESDSVARSVQLLTGSAR; encoded by the coding sequence TTGCGGGTTCTGGAAGTGGCGAATATTGATTTCGCAATGCGGCAATTCATCCTTCCCATCATGGAAGGGCTGCGGGATGCTGGCTGCGAGGTGACGGGTGCCTGTGCGGAAGGACCGCATCTTGCCGCCGTGCGTAAAGCGGGTTTTGACGTCACTTCCGTGCCGATGGTGCGCTCCCTTTCCCCTTTTGCACAATGGCGGGCGCTGAAAGCCCTCATCCGGTTGATCCGAGAGACAAGGCCGGATGTGGTGCACGCGCATATGCCGATCAGCGGTTTCATCGCGCGGGTCGCAGCTTTTTATTGCCGCGTGCCGTGCATCGCCTATACATGTCACGGTTTCCTTTTTAATCAGCCTGGCCCGGTCTGGCGCAAGCTTCTCTCCTTCATGCTGGAGTGGGTGGCGGGGCAATGGACCGATGTTTTCATGACGGTCTCGGCCGAAGAGGCGCGGGATGCGCGGCGATGGCGCATTAATCGTCACCCGGTCGCCAACCTGAACGGGCGTGACCCTCAGCGCTTCCGGCCTGACCCGGCGGCGCGTCAGGCCATACGTGCCGAATTGGGTGTTGATGATGACATGGTCGTGATCCTGGCCGTGTCCCGTCTGGTGCGCCATAAGGGTTATCCTGAGCTTCTCCGCGCGATGGAGGACGTTCCAAACGCGCATCTCTGGATTGTCGGGGCGCGTCTCCCGTCAGATCACGGCGATATGATGACGGCCGAATTCCAGCGCGGGAAGGAAAAACTCGGCGCGCGCCTGCACATGCTGGGTTATCGCGACGATGTCCCTGCCATTATGGCGGCTTCAGATATTTTTACGCTGCCCAGCCATTTTGAGGGCCTGCCCATGGCGATTGTGGAAGCCATGCTGACCGGCCTCCCCGTGGTGGCGACAAATATACGCGGCGCGCGTGAGCAGATTCTTGATCAGGAGACGGGCCTGATCGTCCCGGTCGGTCAGGTCGATGAGCTGGCCCGGGCTTTGAACAATCTCGTCAATGACCGCGACATGCGCCGCGCCTATGGTGCTGCGGGGCTGGCGCGCGCGTGTCACCTCTATGTGGAAAGTGACAGTGTGGCGCGAAGCGTCCAGCTTCTTACCGGGTCGGCGAGGTAG
- a CDS encoding heparinase II/III family protein — MIYVEGREYPFLLNNVERQSLPQLVQEEIGKFLWLRDLAALGTEEARLLARSSIAGWIRQPLPQDNPVLTAARLCTMIGHFEFYARTADERFRRKLMRHLILVGRLLAIAPPELEGRWQSLVVTRGLMVVAFFLPGFKYLRERALRRLETTILHQIYPDGTVRQRCPDTQFQVVRELTEMSAILRMAQQPVSDIIMTSLTRLCPVLRAMRHGDGGVSLFHGGWAHDGAFVERVIQYAGRQKIVAPTMPDGRFIRLTGGKALLLADGGAPPEAGFDQTAHHAPFAFEMSYGRQRLLVNCGSSRLPSWREALRHPSAHNSLVTENLLPPAGAGQAGSTSIERHILTDFVENDAGLVLELKMEVTSGTGTYSWERRLSLSDDGRALRGEESVKADADRDLVYRFHLAPDIRISDFTEGDFCELECDGMIWQFTQRGATLSLEESVYFGNGFYQKTNQIVLTANDPTDRPGELPFDQLGDGRHRVVQWTLERL, encoded by the coding sequence TTGATTTACGTCGAAGGGCGTGAATACCCTTTTCTCCTCAATAATGTTGAGCGTCAAAGCCTGCCGCAACTGGTGCAGGAGGAAATCGGCAAGTTCCTCTGGCTGCGTGACCTTGCCGCTCTGGGCACGGAGGAGGCGCGTCTCCTCGCGCGTTCCAGCATTGCGGGCTGGATCCGGCAGCCGCTTCCGCAGGATAACCCTGTCCTGACCGCCGCGCGCCTCTGCACCATGATCGGACATTTCGAATTTTACGCGCGCACAGCGGATGAGCGTTTCCGTCGCAAACTGATGCGGCATCTCATTCTTGTCGGTCGCCTCCTCGCCATCGCGCCACCGGAACTTGAGGGGCGCTGGCAATCGCTTGTCGTCACGCGGGGCCTGATGGTCGTCGCATTTTTCCTCCCCGGATTTAAATATCTGCGTGAGCGCGCCCTGCGCCGCCTTGAGACAACAATATTGCATCAGATCTACCCGGATGGGACGGTGCGGCAGCGCTGTCCGGACACGCAATTTCAGGTCGTGCGGGAATTGACGGAAATGAGCGCCATTCTGCGCATGGCGCAGCAGCCCGTCTCCGACATCATTATGACGTCCCTGACGCGTCTCTGCCCTGTTTTGCGCGCCATGCGCCACGGGGATGGTGGCGTCTCGCTGTTTCATGGCGGATGGGCGCATGATGGCGCTTTTGTGGAGCGTGTCATCCAATATGCAGGGCGGCAGAAAATCGTCGCACCCACTATGCCGGACGGGCGTTTCATCCGCCTGACGGGCGGGAAGGCCCTCCTCCTCGCGGATGGCGGCGCGCCGCCGGAGGCGGGGTTTGACCAGACGGCACATCATGCGCCCTTCGCCTTTGAAATGTCCTATGGCCGCCAACGTCTGCTGGTCAATTGCGGCAGTTCCCGCCTGCCTTCCTGGCGGGAGGCGTTGCGCCATCCCTCAGCGCATAACAGCCTCGTGACGGAAAATCTCCTCCCACCCGCAGGGGCGGGGCAGGCAGGCTCGACATCCATAGAACGCCATATCCTGACCGACTTTGTGGAGAATGATGCCGGGCTCGTGCTTGAACTGAAAATGGAAGTCACGTCCGGCACAGGCACTTATAGTTGGGAGAGACGCCTGTCCCTTTCTGACGATGGTCGAGCCCTGCGGGGAGAGGAAAGCGTGAAAGCGGATGCGGATCGCGACCTTGTTTATCGCTTTCACCTCGCGCCTGACATCCGGATCTCCGATTTCACGGAGGGGGACTTCTGTGAGCTTGAGTGTGATGGCATGATATGGCAGTTCACTCAGCGTGGCGCGACACTCAGCCTTGAGGAAAGCGTCTATTTCGGAAATGGATTTTACCAGAAAACCAATCAAATCGTGCTGACCGCAAATGATCCCACGGACCGCCCCGGTGAACTCCCGTTTGACCAGTTGGGAGATGGGCGTCACCGCGTGGTGCAATGGACGCTGGAGCGGCTGTGA
- the rpe gene encoding ribulose-phosphate 3-epimerase, with amino-acid sequence MPQRKIPLIAPSILSADFMRLGEEVTAIDRDGADWIHVDVMDGHFVPNMTFGPSMVAALRRQTDKPLDVHLMIAPADPYIESFAQAGANHIYVHCEGNPHVHRSLQTIRKSGAIPGIAICPGTPPEALTYLMGELDLILVMTVNPGFGGQKFIEDQIGKIEILRAMADATGRDIRIGVDGGIDPTTAPRVVKAGADMLVAGTAVYGQPDYRKAISDLRDAGMRGLQP; translated from the coding sequence ATGCCGCAACGTAAGATACCTCTCATTGCCCCTTCCATTCTCTCCGCTGACTTTATGAGATTGGGGGAGGAGGTCACCGCGATTGATCGGGATGGCGCGGACTGGATTCATGTCGATGTCATGGATGGGCATTTCGTGCCAAATATGACCTTCGGCCCCAGTATGGTCGCGGCCCTGCGCCGCCAGACGGATAAGCCGCTCGACGTCCATCTCATGATCGCCCCGGCGGACCCTTATATTGAAAGCTTCGCCCAGGCAGGCGCCAATCACATTTATGTCCATTGTGAAGGCAACCCGCATGTGCATCGAAGCTTGCAGACCATTCGTAAATCAGGCGCCATTCCGGGCATCGCCATCTGCCCCGGCACACCGCCCGAGGCGCTGACCTACCTTATGGGAGAGTTGGATCTCATCCTCGTCATGACGGTTAATCCGGGGTTCGGCGGACAGAAATTCATTGAAGATCAAATCGGCAAAATTGAGATTCTCCGCGCGATGGCGGATGCCACGGGGCGTGATATCCGCATCGGTGTTGATGGCGGAATTGATCCGACGACCGCTCCGCGTGTTGTAAAAGCAGGAGCGGACATGTTGGTCGCGGGCACGGCGGTTTATGGCCAGCCGGATTATCGCAAGGCGATCAGCGATCTGCGTGATGCCGGGATGCGCGGCCTGCAGCCCTGA
- a CDS encoding RsmB/NOP family class I SAM-dependent RNA methyltransferase, with protein sequence MRQDKSLISRSDPTRDLALDILTGIFEHRRMLETTMDRSNVKAGRDRASAHRLAATVLRHYGSMSELLRPLLKKEPPVPVLCALLMGVAQLRYLETPPHAAVSTVVALLRRRRLTPFAGLANAVLRRVAREGAELEAGLDHERLDIPPWLWSTWGDRARAIASGLYQEAPLDIRLKPGIAPPMALPAGRDMAIETNGGEEDPMREAPPRIAPRLLPNGSARYPAGTRVTLLDGFEEGQFWVQDAAAAMPVLLMGAVAGKNVIDLCAAPGGKTAQLASQGAHVTAVERDATRMRFLKENMKRLDLQVTCVQADVLTWRPKNKADIVLLDAPCSATGTFRRHPDVLWVKRPRDILSLTQQQDRMIDAAHGMLPPGGTMIYAVCSLQDEEGPDRVQAACARGWALAPFTEGELGPMSFALTEAGFFRTHPGMWPEEGGLDGFFVARLKRI encoded by the coding sequence ATGCGTCAAGACAAGTCTCTTATATCCCGTTCCGACCCGACCCGCGACCTTGCTCTCGATATACTGACGGGCATCTTCGAGCATCGACGCATGTTGGAAACGACGATGGATCGGAGCAATGTCAAAGCAGGGCGGGATCGCGCCAGCGCCCACCGCCTCGCCGCGACAGTATTGCGTCATTATGGCAGCATGTCCGAGCTTCTGCGTCCTTTGCTTAAAAAAGAGCCGCCTGTACCCGTGCTTTGCGCGCTTCTCATGGGGGTGGCGCAACTCCGTTATCTGGAGACGCCGCCACATGCCGCTGTCAGCACCGTCGTTGCTTTGTTGCGCCGTCGACGCCTGACGCCCTTTGCGGGGCTGGCCAATGCGGTTCTGCGTCGCGTTGCGAGAGAGGGCGCGGAACTTGAGGCGGGACTGGATCATGAGCGCCTCGACATCCCGCCCTGGTTGTGGAGCACCTGGGGAGACCGGGCGCGCGCCATCGCCTCCGGCCTTTATCAGGAAGCGCCGCTCGATATTCGTCTGAAGCCCGGCATCGCGCCCCCCATGGCGCTGCCGGCAGGGCGCGACATGGCCATTGAGACAAATGGCGGAGAAGAGGACCCTATGCGGGAGGCGCCGCCCCGCATCGCGCCGCGCCTGTTACCGAATGGATCGGCGCGTTACCCTGCGGGAACGCGCGTCACCCTCCTTGACGGGTTTGAGGAAGGGCAGTTCTGGGTGCAGGATGCGGCGGCCGCGATGCCCGTGCTTCTGATGGGCGCGGTTGCGGGCAAGAACGTTATTGATCTTTGCGCAGCACCTGGGGGCAAAACCGCGCAGCTCGCCAGCCAGGGTGCGCATGTCACCGCTGTGGAGCGTGATGCGACGCGTATGCGCTTCCTCAAGGAAAACATGAAGCGCCTTGACCTTCAAGTCACCTGTGTTCAGGCGGATGTCTTGACGTGGCGGCCGAAAAACAAGGCCGATATAGTGCTGCTTGACGCGCCCTGTTCCGCCACCGGGACATTTCGTCGACATCCTGATGTTCTTTGGGTCAAGCGCCCGCGTGACATTCTCTCTCTTACGCAGCAGCAGGACAGGATGATTGATGCGGCGCATGGGATGCTACCTCCGGGCGGCACGATGATTTATGCTGTGTGCTCCCTTCAGGATGAGGAAGGGCCTGACCGTGTGCAAGCTGCCTGCGCGCGCGGATGGGCCTTGGCGCCTTTCACTGAAGGGGAATTGGGCCCCATGTCTTTCGCCCTGACAGAGGCAGGATTTTTCCGGACGCATCCGGGGATGTGGCCGGAGGAAGGCGGGCTCGACGGGTTTTTCGTGGCGCGGTTGAAGCGTATATAA
- a CDS encoding YggS family pyridoxal phosphate-dependent enzyme, which translates to MTGRDISETLHAIRERMRAACARAARPEGAVRLVAVSKFHPQDAVMAALEAGQFTFGENRVQEAKAKFPPLRSRFPELQLHIIGTLQTNKARDACRMADVIETLDRPALADAIARAADQAGRLPQLLVQVNVGDEPQKSGISRDAADAFIESCRQRFGTQLVGVMGIPPEKDDPTPHFTYLASLAARHDLPDVSMGMSNDFETAIHCGATLIRVGTAIFGQRASQPARHLTPDL; encoded by the coding sequence ATGACGGGCCGCGATATTTCTGAAACGCTTCATGCCATCCGGGAAAGGATGCGGGCCGCCTGCGCGCGCGCCGCCCGGCCGGAGGGCGCTGTCAGGCTTGTCGCGGTCAGTAAATTTCATCCGCAGGACGCGGTGATGGCGGCGCTGGAGGCGGGGCAATTTACATTCGGGGAAAACCGCGTGCAGGAGGCCAAAGCGAAATTCCCACCGCTGCGGTCGCGCTTTCCCGAGTTGCAACTCCATATTATTGGCACGCTCCAGACAAATAAAGCGCGGGATGCCTGCCGCATGGCCGATGTCATTGAAACGCTTGACCGCCCTGCCCTTGCCGATGCCATCGCCCGCGCGGCGGATCAGGCGGGTCGCCTCCCGCAATTGCTCGTGCAGGTCAATGTCGGGGATGAGCCGCAAAAATCCGGGATAAGCCGTGATGCGGCGGATGCGTTTATCGAATCGTGCCGTCAACGCTTCGGCACGCAGCTTGTCGGGGTGATGGGTATCCCGCCTGAGAAAGACGACCCGACACCGCATTTCACTTATCTCGCGTCCCTCGCCGCGCGTCACGACCTGCCGGACGTCTCGATGGGCATGTCAAACGACTTTGAAACGGCGATCCATTGCGGGGCGACGCTGATACGCGTGGGGACAGCCATTTTCGGGCAGCGTGCGTCCCAACCTGCCCGCCATCTGACACCGGATTTGTGA